The window TAGTTCTTGAAGCCCACCATCTTGAACTCGGGGCTCAGACCGCTCCAGTCCGTGAACGAATAGTAGATGGACTGGACGAAGGGCCAGATCACGAAGAGGCCGTAAATGGCCAGGGGGGCCGTCAAGAACCCCACGATGAAACGGTATTTGCCGTGTTGCATTCCTACCGACCCGATCTTCCCGCGAGGGCTGCCGTCGACGCCGCACATCCAGGTCCTGTCCCCCCGGTCCTCGCGGATCGGCGTGCGGCGTCCGGTGCGGCGCATCGGCGTGCGGCCGCATCGCCCTCGCATGGGACGTACTCGGGTGATGCGGCCGTGCGGCGAGGTGCCGTGCCAGACGTCGTGCGCCCCCGAAGACCGGGGAGACAGTGCCTGGAGCCGGGGCCCCGGTCACCGCCCGGGGCCCCGGCCGCGCTCACTGGTGCTTGTAGTGCTGGATGTTGTCGTCCTTGGCCGCCTCGTCGGCGTATCCCTGGATCTTCTTGATGGCCTCGACCGGCGTGAGCCGCCCCGCCATCATCTCGCCGAGGCCGCCGACGCCGATCTTCTCCTTCTGCAACGCCACGTACCAGTCCTGGATACGCGGGTTGACCACGTTGTCGCCGGCCTTCTCCAGGGCCGCGACACCGGACTTCAGACCCGGCGTCAGCTCGATGCCGTCGGTGCCGCCGTTGAACGCGGTCAGCGACTTGACGGACGCGGTGAAGTTCTTCGACGAGGCCTCACTGAGCATGATGCGCAGCTGCTCCATGCCGCCGTCGGTGTTCTTGGCCTTGGCGGGCACGATGAAGGGCTCGCCGCCCGACGCCCAGATGGTGCCGAAGGGCATCTTGTCCGAGCCGTCGATGCCGCTGGGCGCGTTCACCGCGAGGTCGAAGTCCTTCGGCATCGTCTTCGCCGCCTCGTTCTCCACCCAGGAGCCGTTCGGGATGAAGAGCGCCTTGCCCTCGGTCCAGGCCGTCTGGGACTGGATGTGGTCCAGACCCGGGGTGCCCTTGAGGATGTAGCCCTTCTTGTAGAGCTCGTAGTACGCCTCGAAGCAGGTCTTGACGGCAGGGTGCTTCCAGGCGTTCGGCTCCAGGTTGTCGATGGCGTCGAGAACCTCGCGGCCGCCGACCTTGGCGATCATCGGATAGAGCGAGAAGGGGATGTAGTACGGGTGCTTGCCCGCGTACGTCCAGCCCGCGATGTCCTTCTTCTTCGCCTTCGCGCAGACCGCGAGCATGTCGTCCCAGGTCTCCGGGTACGTCGCGTCTAGGGACTCCAGCGCCTTCTGGGAGTACCACACGCCGTAGACGGTGTACGCGTAGTACATGATCCAGACCGGGTCGCCGTCGAACTGGCCCATCTCGACGATGCCGGGGCGCAGGGTGTCCCGGACCTTCTTGCCCGGGTCGTCGACGGACGGCGCGTCCAGCAGCGGGGTGAGGTCCGAGAGCTGCTTCTTGCCGACGAGGACGCCCATGTCCATCTGCTCGGCACCCGAGTTGTCGATCAGGTCCGGCGGGGTTCCCTGGTTGAAGCGCGGCTGCAGGACCGACTGGATCTTCTGGGTGGAGGAGAACTTGACCTTGGCCTTGGGGAAGTTCTTCTCGTAGACCGCCTTGGCGTCCTCGGCGTACTTGGTGCCGAAACCGCCGTCGAAGATGACGATCTCCAGCGGAGCGCTCTCGTTGACCGCGAGCGGGTTCTCCTTGCTCTTCTTTCCCTTCTCGACCTTGTCCTCGCTGCCGCTGTCGCCGCTTGCGCACGCCGACAGGAAACTCATCGTGGGTACGGAAATCAGACCGAGCGCGGCGGACCGCTTGATCAGGTCTCGGCGGCCGACACCCTCGCGGTTGTTGTGGGCGGAAGTGGATCCCATGCTCAAGTCCTCGCCTTCATCAGGACTCAGGCGGTGAACCGGACCCTCCCCGGCACCGCGATTGGTACTGCATTACCCGGGGGAAACCCCCGGCCCCCGGCGGGAAATCAGGTCGGACAGGTTGCCCGGCGCTTCCGCGAGGGGACGTCAGTAGAGCTGGATCGTGCGTGGAATACCGGGTTCCGCGGGAATGCGCGGCTGTCGCTCGTCGCCGCACCCCCTCGTCTCCCCGGGCCGTGTCTGTCCACGACCGGTCGAACGACTGGGCGGACGCCGACAGGTATAGTCCACTTCCCGCCAGCGGAGCAAGATCGAATGCACAGTTGGCCGACACTCTTTCCCGAAGTGAGACCTCGCGGAAATATGAACTGCCCGCAGGCCCGCCGCACAGCGAGCACTCAGGGAACGATCAGCGCCCGAACAGGAAGCCGACAGGTGGACCCCCGGACGGACCATTCGGGCAGCTGTCGCGATTACCCCCGTACGCCACGTCCAACACCCTTGACATCGCTGGACACTTGACTCCCTACTGGACCTTGCGCAGCGAAGCTGACAACGTTGTCCAGGCGCACGTGACAGGGAGGGTGCTGGCGCATGCACCACAGATCTCGGCAAGGGTCTCTGCACAGATCTCGGCTCAGACGGCACGGATGGGGTTCCACGGCGGTTCTCGGAGCGGCCACCTTCGCACTGGTGGTGGCCTCGCAGGGCGCCGCCGTAGCCCGTCCAGGTGAAGCGGCGGCTGCGGAGCGGGAGTTCGGTTCCTCCTTCGAGGCGGGTGATCCCGCACCCGACTGGCTCAACACGGTCGACACCTCGCCCGACGGCACGAAGCGGTCGTCGGGTGTCGACGGCGGCTACAGCACCGGCATCCCGGGCAACGTGACCGACCATGTCACCGACGTCCGCGCGAGCGGCGAGAACCCCGGCGGGGGCGAGGTGAAGGAGAACCTCGTCGACGTGGAACCCAGCACGAAGTGGCTGACCTTCGCGCCCACCGGCTGGGTGGAGTTCGAGCTGGACGCCCCGGTCGAGCTGGTCACGTACGCGCTCACGTCCGCCAACGACCACGACGAGCGCGACCCGGCCGACTGGACCCTCCAGGGCTCCACGGACGGCAAGGACTGGAAGACCCTCGACAGCCGTACCGGCCAGACCTTCGGCGAGCGGTTCCAGACGAAGTCGTACCAGCTCGCGGAGCCGGCGCAGTACCGGCACTTCCGGCTCGACATCACCAGGAACAACGGCGGGGCCGGCGCCACGCAGCTCGGCGACGTCCAGTTCTCCACGGGTGGCGACGAGGCCCCCACGCCCAAGGACATGATCTCCCTCGTGGACCGCGGCCCGAGCGGCTCCCCGACCGCGAAGGCGGGCGCGGGCTTCACCGGCAAGCGGGCCCTGCGGTACGCGGGCACGCACAAGACCGACGGCCGCGCCTACTCGTACAACAAGGTCTTCGACGTGAACGTGGCCGTGGGCCGCGACACCGAGCTGGCCTACCGGATCTTTCCGTCGATGGCGGACGGCGACCTGGACTACGACGCCACCAACGTGTCGGTGGACCTGGCCTTCACGGACGGCACCCACCTGAGCGACCTGCGCGCCCAGGACCAGCACGGGTTCGCGCTGACGCCCCAGGGGCAGGGCGCGTCGAAGGTGCTGTACGTCAACCAGTGGAACAACGTCGTCTCGCGGATCGGCTCGGTCGCGGCCGGCCGGACGGTCGACCGGATCCTGGTCGCGTACGACTCACCGAAGGGCCCGGCGAAGTTCCGCGGCTGGCTGGACGACGTGAGCCTGAGGGTCGAGAAGCCCGAGAAGCCCAAGGCGCATCTCTCGGACTACGCGTCGACGACACGCGGCACCAACTCCAGCGGGGGCTTCTCCCGCGGGAACAACTTCCCGGCGACGGCCGTGCCGCACGGCTTCAACTTCTGGACGCCGGTGACGAACGCGGGTTCGCTCAGCTGGCTGTACGACTACGCGCGCGCCAACAACGCGGACAACCTGCCCACCATCCAGGCGTTCAGCGCCAGCCACGAGCCCAGCCCCTGGATGGGGGACCGGCAGACCTTCCAGGTGATGCCGTCGGCCGCCGCCGGCACACCGGCGACTGGCCGCACCGCCCGCGCGCTGCCCTTCAGGCACGAGAACGAGACGGCGCGCCCGTACTACTACGGGGTGCGGTTCGAGAACGGGCTGAGGACGGAGATGACGCCGACGGACCACGCGGCGGCCCTGCGGTTCACCTACCCCGGTGACGAGGCGAGTGTCCTCTTCGACAACGTCACGGACCAGGCGGGTCTCACCCTCGACAAGGAGAGCGGGACGTTCACCGGCTACTCGGACGTGAAGTCCGGCCTGTCGACGGGCGCGACCCGGCTCTTCGTGTACGGGGTGTTCGACGCGCCGGTCGTCGAGGGGGACTCCTCCGGTGTGAAGGGGCATCTGCGGTTCGACGCGGGTGAGGACCGCACGGTCACGCTCCGCATCGCCACGTCCCTGATCAGCGTCGACCAGGCCAAGGACAACCTCCGTCAGGAGATCCCGGACGGCACGTCCTTCGACACGGTCAGGTCGCGCGCCCAGAAGCAGTGGGACAGGATCCTCGGCAAGGTCGAGGTCGAGGGCGCGACGCCGGACCAGCTCACGACCCTGTACTCCAGCCTGTACCGGCTGTACCTGTACCCCAACTCCGGTTTCGAGAAGGTCGGTTCGAAGTACCAGTACGCCTCGCCGTTCTCGCCGATGCCCGGCCCGGACACGCCGACGCACACCGGCGCGAAGATCGTCGACGGCAAGGTGTACGTCAACAACGGATTCTGGGACACCTACCGGACGACCTGGCCCGCCTACTCACTGCTGACGCCCGGTCAGGCGGGTGAGATGGCCGACGGGTTCGTGCAGCAGTACAAGGACGGCGGCTGGACGTCGCGCTGGTCCTCGCCCGGCTACGCGGACCTGATGACCGGCACCTCGTCGGACGTGGCGTTCGCCGACGCGTACGTGAAGGGCGTCGACTTCGACGCGAAGTCGGCGTACGACGCGGCGGTCAAGAACGCGACCGTCGTGCCGCCCTCGGCCGGCGTCGGCCGCAAGGGGATGGCGACCTCGCCCTTCATCGGCTACACGAGCACCGAGACGCACGAGGGCCTGTCGTGGGCGCTGGAGGGCTACCTCAACGACTTCGGCATCTCGAAGATGGGACGGGCCCTCTACAAGAAGACGGGAGACAAGCGCTACAAGGAGGAGTCGGAGTACTTCCTCAACCGCGCCCAGGACTACGTGAAGCTGTTCGACGACAAGGCGGGCTTCTTCCAGGGCCGTGACCTCAAGGGCGACTGGCGCGTCGGGTCGTCCGAGTTCGACCCGCGGGTGTGGGGTCACGACTACACCGAGACGAACGGCTGGGGCTACGCCTTCACCGCGCCCCAGGACTCGCGCGGCCTCGCCAACCTGTACGGCGGGCGTTCCGGGCTCGCGAAGAAGCTCGACACGTACTTCGCGACCCCCGAGACCGCCTCGCCCGACTTCGTCGGCTCGTACGGGAGCGTCATCCACGAGATGACCGAGGCGCGTGACGTGCGGATGGGCATGTACGGGCACTCCAACCAGGTGGCCCACCACGTGAACTACATGTACGACGCGGCCGGTCAGCCCTGGAAGACGCAGAAGAACGTGCGGGAGGTGCTCTCCCGCCTCTACACGGGCAGCGAGATCGGGCAGGGCTACCACGGCGACGAGGACAACGGCGAGCAGTCGGCCTGGTACCTCTTCTCCTCGCTCGGCTTCTATCCCCTGGTGATGGGAAGCGGCGAATACGCCGTCGGCTCACCGCTGTTCACCAAGGCGACCGTGCACCTGGAGAACGGCCGGGAGCTGGTGGTGAAGGCTCCGAAGAACAGCGCGAAGAACGTGTACGTGCAGGGGCTCAGGGTCAACGGCAAGGCGTGGAAGTCGACTTCACTCCCCCACTCGATCGTCTCCCGGGGTGGCGTGCTGGAGTTCGACATGGGGTCGAAGCCGTCCTCGTGGGGCACCGGGAAGAACGCGGCGCCCCCGTCGATCACGCAGGACGACAAGGTGCCGTCGCCGCGCGCCGACGTCGTCAAGGGTGAGGGGGCGCTGTTCGACGACACGTCGGCGACGAACGCGGCCGTCGCGTCCGCGGATCTGCCGACCGCCGGCCGGGTGGAGGCCGTCCAGTACACGCTGACGTCGTCCGACCGTGCCAAGGCTCCGAAGGGCTGGGTGCTGCAGGGCTCGTCCGACGGCTCCACGTGGAAGGACCTCGACAAGCGGTCCGGCGAGTCGTTCACCTGGGACCGGCAGACGCGGGCGTTCTCGGTCGCGGCGCCCGGGGCGTACACGAAGTACCGCCTGGTCCTGGACGGTGAGGCCACGCTGGCGGAGGTGGAACTGCTGGCCTGACGCCCGGCCGCGCAAGGAGGCGCCCGGCGCGGCACACGGCACCGGTCACGACAGGACGGTGACCGGTGCCGTGCCGCCGGGACGGCTGCCTCTCCACAACGGTGTCGTGACTGCGCGGCCACCCCGGGCCGCGTTCCGCCCGGGCAGGCCTCCCCCTGGCCTGCCCGGCTCGCGGACCCGGTGGCGCGCAGCCACCGGGTCCGCCCTGAGCGGTGGGGGGCTCAGGCTCGTCGGGTCAGGGCGTCCGGGTCCGGGCGCCTGGGGCCCGTCGGCTCGGCTCAGCCCGGCCGGCAGGGGAGGGCGGTCGCCGTATCACCTCCGGACCCCTGGACGACGTACCCGAACGTGGTGCTCTTTCCCGGATCGAGCGACCCGTTCCAGTTGGCGTTGTGGACCATCACGTTCTGGCCGGTGTAGGTGGCGTTGCCGCTCCAGAGACTGGCGACCGACTGACCGCCCGGCAGTGTCCAGTCGACCATCCAGCCGAGCAGCGGCACCTCGCCGGAGTTGGTGACCGTCACCTCGGACTGGTAGCCGCCGGACCAGGTGCCCGTCGTCCGGCGGGTGGCGGAGCAGGCACCGGGTACCGGCTCGCTCGGGTTGCCCGGCTCGTGGATGCCCGTCACCTCCCCGTTGCCGCCGTCGAAGACGATGTCGGAGCAGGAGTAGAAGGTCTCCGCGCTGTCGGAGCGCTGCCAGACCATGTAGATCAGGTGGCGGCCCGACTTGCCGGCGGGGAGTTTGCCGGACCAGGAGTAGTTGGCCTCGACCGAGCCCGGCGATCCGTTGAGCGCCGGGTGGTCGACGCTCAGGAACGGCCGCTCCTCCAGGTCGTTCCAG of the Streptomyces aurantiacus genome contains:
- the ngcE gene encoding N-acetylglucosamine/diacetylchitobiose ABC transporter substrate-binding protein, with product MGSTSAHNNREGVGRRDLIKRSAALGLISVPTMSFLSACASGDSGSEDKVEKGKKSKENPLAVNESAPLEIVIFDGGFGTKYAEDAKAVYEKNFPKAKVKFSSTQKIQSVLQPRFNQGTPPDLIDNSGAEQMDMGVLVGKKQLSDLTPLLDAPSVDDPGKKVRDTLRPGIVEMGQFDGDPVWIMYYAYTVYGVWYSQKALESLDATYPETWDDMLAVCAKAKKKDIAGWTYAGKHPYYIPFSLYPMIAKVGGREVLDAIDNLEPNAWKHPAVKTCFEAYYELYKKGYILKGTPGLDHIQSQTAWTEGKALFIPNGSWVENEAAKTMPKDFDLAVNAPSGIDGSDKMPFGTIWASGGEPFIVPAKAKNTDGGMEQLRIMLSEASSKNFTASVKSLTAFNGGTDGIELTPGLKSGVAALEKAGDNVVNPRIQDWYVALQKEKIGVGGLGEMMAGRLTPVEAIKKIQGYADEAAKDDNIQHYKHQ
- a CDS encoding GH92 family glycosyl hydrolase, whose amino-acid sequence is MHHRSRQGSLHRSRLRRHGWGSTAVLGAATFALVVASQGAAVARPGEAAAAEREFGSSFEAGDPAPDWLNTVDTSPDGTKRSSGVDGGYSTGIPGNVTDHVTDVRASGENPGGGEVKENLVDVEPSTKWLTFAPTGWVEFELDAPVELVTYALTSANDHDERDPADWTLQGSTDGKDWKTLDSRTGQTFGERFQTKSYQLAEPAQYRHFRLDITRNNGGAGATQLGDVQFSTGGDEAPTPKDMISLVDRGPSGSPTAKAGAGFTGKRALRYAGTHKTDGRAYSYNKVFDVNVAVGRDTELAYRIFPSMADGDLDYDATNVSVDLAFTDGTHLSDLRAQDQHGFALTPQGQGASKVLYVNQWNNVVSRIGSVAAGRTVDRILVAYDSPKGPAKFRGWLDDVSLRVEKPEKPKAHLSDYASTTRGTNSSGGFSRGNNFPATAVPHGFNFWTPVTNAGSLSWLYDYARANNADNLPTIQAFSASHEPSPWMGDRQTFQVMPSAAAGTPATGRTARALPFRHENETARPYYYGVRFENGLRTEMTPTDHAAALRFTYPGDEASVLFDNVTDQAGLTLDKESGTFTGYSDVKSGLSTGATRLFVYGVFDAPVVEGDSSGVKGHLRFDAGEDRTVTLRIATSLISVDQAKDNLRQEIPDGTSFDTVRSRAQKQWDRILGKVEVEGATPDQLTTLYSSLYRLYLYPNSGFEKVGSKYQYASPFSPMPGPDTPTHTGAKIVDGKVYVNNGFWDTYRTTWPAYSLLTPGQAGEMADGFVQQYKDGGWTSRWSSPGYADLMTGTSSDVAFADAYVKGVDFDAKSAYDAAVKNATVVPPSAGVGRKGMATSPFIGYTSTETHEGLSWALEGYLNDFGISKMGRALYKKTGDKRYKEESEYFLNRAQDYVKLFDDKAGFFQGRDLKGDWRVGSSEFDPRVWGHDYTETNGWGYAFTAPQDSRGLANLYGGRSGLAKKLDTYFATPETASPDFVGSYGSVIHEMTEARDVRMGMYGHSNQVAHHVNYMYDAAGQPWKTQKNVREVLSRLYTGSEIGQGYHGDEDNGEQSAWYLFSSLGFYPLVMGSGEYAVGSPLFTKATVHLENGRELVVKAPKNSAKNVYVQGLRVNGKAWKSTSLPHSIVSRGGVLEFDMGSKPSSWGTGKNAAPPSITQDDKVPSPRADVVKGEGALFDDTSATNAAVASADLPTAGRVEAVQYTLTSSDRAKAPKGWVLQGSSDGSTWKDLDKRSGESFTWDRQTRAFSVAAPGAYTKYRLVLDGEATLAEVELLA
- a CDS encoding lytic polysaccharide monooxygenase auxiliary activity family 9 protein, with amino-acid sequence MILTTSSTPRPPRRLPLPARGRAFLLILLALVVTFPALGLVVSAGGEAEAHGTPMKPGSRTFLCWQDGLTDTGEIKPINPACKKAQQTSGTTPFYNWFSVLRSDGAGRTRGFVPDGELCSGGNTNFTGFNTPSADWPLTHLTSGATVDFSYNAWAAHPGWFYVYVTKDGFDPTRTLTWNDLEERPFLSVDHPALNGSPGSVEANYSWSGKLPAGKSGRHLIYMVWQRSDSAETFYSCSDIVFDGGNGEVTGIHEPGNPSEPVPGACSATRRTTGTWSGGYQSEVTVTNSGEVPLLGWMVDWTLPGGQSVASLWSGNATYTGQNVMVHNANWNGSLDPGKSTTFGYVVQGSGGDTATALPCRPG